A region from the Cryptosporangium arvum DSM 44712 genome encodes:
- a CDS encoding substrate-binding domain-containing protein: MSDVISGPRSGLGRRGFLFGGAAVGATLLAAGCTSNDSGDDRPETNTKAVGGDNAAKGTQVTIGFSAPQADHGWIGAIAKNAEAQAKTFEDVTFEPVEPTNDVAAQIAAIETLITKKVGVLVVLPNDGKQLTAVAAKAMAAGIPVVNLDRVFDSPLAYRTWIGGDNYGMGVSAGNYIAAQLKGKSNPVIAEIAGIDSLPLTQDRSRGFKDALARAGFKVTNRVAAEFTVASGQQVTSNLLQAAPKIDAVWNHDDDQGLGVLAAIRQANRSEFLMVGGAGSLDAMELIKADNSVLKATVTYSPSMASSAISIARLIGQKKGFSDLVENDVPASITLSSATVTKENVDQYLKTGFRS; encoded by the coding sequence ATGAGTGACGTCATCAGTGGCCCGCGAAGCGGGCTCGGACGACGGGGCTTCCTCTTCGGGGGAGCCGCCGTAGGCGCGACCCTGCTCGCGGCGGGGTGCACCTCGAACGACTCCGGCGACGACCGTCCGGAGACCAACACCAAGGCCGTGGGCGGCGACAACGCCGCCAAGGGCACGCAGGTGACGATCGGGTTCTCCGCGCCGCAGGCCGACCACGGCTGGATCGGCGCGATCGCGAAGAACGCGGAGGCGCAGGCCAAGACGTTCGAGGACGTGACGTTCGAGCCGGTCGAGCCGACGAACGACGTCGCGGCGCAGATCGCGGCGATCGAGACGCTGATCACGAAGAAGGTCGGCGTCCTCGTCGTGCTGCCGAACGACGGCAAGCAGCTGACCGCGGTCGCGGCCAAGGCGATGGCGGCGGGCATTCCGGTCGTCAACCTCGACCGGGTCTTCGACTCGCCGCTGGCCTACCGGACCTGGATCGGTGGGGACAACTACGGCATGGGCGTCTCCGCGGGCAACTACATCGCGGCGCAGCTCAAGGGCAAGTCGAACCCGGTCATCGCCGAGATCGCGGGCATCGACTCGCTGCCGCTGACGCAGGACCGGTCGCGGGGATTCAAGGACGCGCTGGCCCGCGCGGGCTTCAAGGTGACCAACCGGGTCGCGGCGGAGTTCACCGTCGCGTCGGGCCAGCAGGTCACCTCGAACCTGCTGCAGGCCGCACCGAAGATCGACGCGGTCTGGAACCACGACGACGACCAGGGCCTCGGTGTGCTGGCCGCGATCCGGCAGGCCAACCGCAGTGAGTTCCTGATGGTCGGCGGCGCCGGCTCGCTGGACGCGATGGAGCTCATCAAGGCCGACAACTCGGTGTTGAAGGCGACCGTCACCTACAGCCCGAGCATGGCGTCCTCGGCCATTTCCATCGCGCGGCTGATCGGCCAGAAGAAGGGCTTCTCCGACCTGGTCGAGAACGACGTCCCGGCGAGCATCACGCTCTCCTCGGCAACCGTGACGAAGGAGAACGTGGACCAATACCTGAAGACTGGATTCCGTTCATGA
- a CDS encoding Gfo/Idh/MocA family protein: MSKAELGVGMVGYAFMGAVHSQAWRTVNHVFDLPVGVRLAAIAGRDPVAVKSAAEQHGWAASETDWQALIARDDVQIVDICTPGDTHAAIAIAALAAGKHVICEKPLANSVSEAADMAAAAADAAARGVRSMVAFNYRRVPALAYARSLVAAGRIGTLHHVRAAYQQDWLVDPSAPLTWRMQKERAGSGALGDIAAHIVDAAQFVVGDVLSGVSGLLETFVSSRPLSGGSGLSAASGGAGVGDVTVDDAAVFFGRFAQGGIATFEATRFATGRKNAMQLEIYGSDGGIRFDFERMNELLFFDGSSPDEENGFRRVLVTEPTHPYLGAWWPPGHPLGYEHTFTHELRDFVLAIGSDSDPSPSFADGLQVQKVLEAVSLSASRGSGWVEV; this comes from the coding sequence ATGAGCAAAGCTGAACTCGGTGTCGGCATGGTCGGGTACGCGTTCATGGGAGCCGTGCACTCGCAGGCATGGCGCACCGTGAACCACGTATTCGACCTGCCGGTCGGAGTGCGGCTGGCGGCCATCGCCGGTAGGGATCCGGTAGCCGTGAAATCGGCCGCGGAGCAGCACGGGTGGGCGGCGTCGGAGACGGACTGGCAGGCGTTGATCGCGCGTGACGACGTGCAGATCGTGGACATCTGCACGCCGGGGGACACGCACGCTGCGATTGCCATCGCGGCCCTTGCCGCAGGCAAGCACGTGATCTGTGAGAAGCCCTTGGCCAACAGTGTTTCCGAGGCCGCCGACATGGCCGCGGCGGCGGCCGACGCGGCCGCGCGGGGCGTCCGCTCGATGGTGGCGTTCAACTACCGGCGGGTGCCGGCGCTGGCGTACGCGCGGTCGCTGGTGGCCGCCGGCCGGATCGGGACGCTTCACCACGTGCGGGCGGCGTACCAGCAGGACTGGCTGGTGGATCCGTCCGCGCCGCTGACCTGGCGGATGCAGAAGGAGCGGGCCGGGTCCGGAGCGCTCGGGGACATCGCGGCGCATATCGTCGACGCGGCCCAGTTCGTGGTCGGCGACGTGCTGTCGGGGGTCTCGGGGCTGCTGGAGACGTTCGTGTCGTCGCGGCCGCTCTCGGGTGGGTCCGGGCTGTCGGCGGCCTCCGGTGGCGCCGGCGTCGGGGACGTGACCGTCGACGACGCGGCGGTGTTCTTCGGGCGGTTCGCGCAGGGCGGCATCGCGACGTTCGAGGCCACCCGGTTCGCGACCGGGCGGAAGAACGCGATGCAGCTGGAGATCTACGGGTCCGACGGCGGGATCCGGTTCGACTTCGAGCGGATGAACGAGCTGTTGTTCTTCGACGGGTCGTCGCCGGACGAGGAGAACGGGTTCCGGCGGGTGCTGGTGACCGAGCCCACGCACCCGTATCTGGGTGCGTGGTGGCCGCCGGGGCATCCGCTCGGGTACGAGCACACGTTCACGCACGAGCTCCGGGACTTCGTCCTGGCCATCGGCTCCGACTCGGACCCTTCGCCGTCGTTCGCCGATGGCTTGCAGGTGCAAAAGGTGCTGGAGGCCGTTTCGCTCAGCGCTTCCCGCGGATCCGGATGGGTGGAGGTCTGA
- a CDS encoding sugar phosphate isomerase/epimerase family protein, which yields MPRPVTLFTGQWADLPFEEVCKLASGWGYDGLEIACWGDHFDVAQAVSSPSYVASRREILDRYGLKVWAISNHLTGQAVCDNPIDERHQGILSPAVWGDGDAEGVRQRAASALKDTARAARLLGVDTVVGFTGSSIWHLVAMFPPVPPSMITRGYEDFAARWNPILDVFDSEGVRFAHEVHPSEIAYDYWSTVAALDAVEHREAFGLNFDPSHFVWQDLDPVGFLWDFKDRIYHVDCKESVKQFNGRNGRLGSHLPWGDPRRGWDFVSTGHGDVPWEPVFRMLNSIGYSGPISVEWEDAGMDRLVGAPDALAFVRKLTSIEPPEASFDAAFSSGS from the coding sequence ATGCCGAGGCCAGTGACGTTGTTCACCGGACAGTGGGCCGACCTGCCGTTCGAGGAGGTGTGCAAACTCGCGTCGGGCTGGGGGTACGACGGGCTCGAGATCGCGTGCTGGGGTGACCATTTCGACGTGGCGCAGGCGGTCTCCTCACCGTCGTACGTGGCGTCCCGGCGGGAGATCCTCGACCGCTACGGGCTCAAGGTCTGGGCGATCTCGAACCACCTGACCGGTCAGGCGGTGTGCGACAACCCGATCGACGAGCGTCATCAGGGGATCCTGTCGCCGGCGGTGTGGGGTGACGGGGACGCCGAGGGAGTGCGTCAGCGGGCCGCTTCCGCGTTGAAGGACACGGCGCGCGCTGCGCGTCTGTTGGGTGTGGACACCGTGGTCGGGTTCACCGGGTCGTCGATCTGGCACCTGGTGGCGATGTTCCCGCCGGTCCCGCCGTCGATGATCACCCGCGGCTACGAGGACTTCGCCGCGCGCTGGAACCCGATCCTGGACGTGTTCGACTCCGAGGGCGTGCGGTTCGCCCACGAGGTGCACCCGTCGGAGATCGCGTACGACTACTGGTCGACGGTGGCCGCACTCGACGCGGTGGAGCACCGGGAGGCGTTCGGGCTGAACTTCGACCCGTCGCACTTCGTCTGGCAGGACCTGGACCCGGTCGGGTTCCTCTGGGACTTCAAGGACCGGATCTACCACGTGGACTGCAAGGAGTCGGTCAAGCAGTTCAACGGACGCAACGGTCGGCTGGGCTCGCACCTGCCGTGGGGCGACCCGCGCCGGGGCTGGGACTTCGTGTCGACCGGGCACGGCGACGTGCCCTGGGAGCCGGTGTTCCGGATGCTCAACTCGATCGGCTACTCGGGGCCCATCTCGGTGGAGTGGGAGGACGCCGGAATGGATCGGCTGGTGGGGGCGCCGGACGCGCTGGCGTTCGTCCGCAAGCTCACGTCTATCGAGCCGCCCGAGGCGTCGTTCGACGCGGCGTTCAGTTCTGGTTCGTGA
- a CDS encoding SUKH-4 family immunity protein, producing the protein MTNKTEPGWSDQVVAHVRRFWDGRLRAIDPARIHPDLSAVTRRYLSDVGLPDFAPRWGFECIADRTDQILTRDGRDYVVVGGIRGTSLLYGIDVRTDQVFCVNSQDPMDEPELMNTTVALWVLSAGAVDREIISQIGVVEPDSAEAGAVVERVRQFLTAMDPVAMRYERGRTWHGYLNSFED; encoded by the coding sequence GTGACGAACAAGACGGAACCGGGTTGGAGCGATCAGGTCGTCGCACATGTCCGCCGGTTCTGGGACGGCCGGCTGCGAGCGATCGATCCAGCACGGATCCACCCAGATCTTTCCGCCGTCACCCGTCGATACCTCAGCGACGTCGGCTTACCCGACTTCGCACCCCGGTGGGGTTTCGAGTGCATCGCCGACCGGACGGATCAAATCCTGACCCGGGACGGCCGCGATTACGTGGTGGTGGGCGGCATCCGGGGCACGAGCCTGTTGTACGGCATCGACGTTCGAACCGATCAAGTGTTCTGCGTCAACTCGCAGGACCCCATGGACGAACCCGAGCTGATGAACACGACCGTCGCACTCTGGGTGCTCAGCGCCGGCGCTGTCGATCGGGAGATCATCTCGCAGATCGGGGTGGTGGAACCGGACTCCGCGGAGGCAGGAGCCGTGGTCGAGCGGGTCCGCCAGTTCCTCACCGCGATGGACCCAGTGGCGATGCGGTACGAGAGAGGTCGCACCTGGCACGGATACCTGAACAGCTTCGAGGACTAG
- a CDS encoding tyrosine-type recombinase/integrase, which yields MLQMHRPAFATGPVFLSARGKLRDPSNTEADQKDAFTYAGYPWLTSHIFRRTVATLMKEAGLTSRAAADQLGNAKVSMTEDHYYGRNTPTGANTILEKLNIHAA from the coding sequence ATGCTGCAGATGCACCGACCCGCGTTCGCCACCGGACCGGTGTTCCTCTCCGCCCGCGGCAAACTCCGCGACCCCTCAAACACCGAAGCCGACCAAAAAGACGCCTTCACCTACGCCGGCTACCCCTGGCTCACCAGCCACATCTTCCGCCGCACCGTCGCCACCCTCATGAAAGAAGCCGGCCTCACCAGCCGCGCCGCCGCCGACCAACTCGGCAACGCCAAAGTCAGCATGACCGAGGACCACTACTACGGACGCAACACCCCAACCGGAGCCAACACCATTCTCGAAAAACTCAACATCCACGCCGCCTGA
- a CDS encoding site-specific integrase, translating to MGRPPLEVGTAGIYRIYPTRRRAWKARAYYRDYDGVTREITRVGKTKGQACRALDIAVRDRIYVGGGADLGPDSLVTVVAAAWLTELENEGKGVSTLQQYAGNIERCLKPGIGGLRIRELDKVATCDRYLSAVKAQRGAATAKTARSVLSGICGYAARHDLLGRNAVRDTGTISVKPKKMPSALTVEQVLDLRIWLTYDDRAIKRDVPDLVAFMLATGLRISEASAVHWEDLDLGASTVRVRATSSASKALG from the coding sequence ATGGGACGACCACCGCTGGAAGTCGGCACCGCCGGAATCTACCGAATCTATCCCACCCGCCGACGGGCCTGGAAAGCCCGCGCCTACTACCGCGACTACGACGGCGTCACCCGCGAAATCACCCGCGTCGGCAAAACCAAAGGCCAAGCCTGCCGGGCCCTCGACATCGCCGTCCGCGACCGGATCTACGTCGGCGGCGGCGCGGATCTTGGTCCCGACTCGCTGGTAACCGTCGTGGCCGCGGCGTGGCTCACGGAGCTGGAGAACGAGGGCAAGGGTGTGTCCACACTCCAGCAGTACGCCGGGAACATCGAACGGTGCCTCAAACCCGGCATCGGTGGCCTGCGTATCCGGGAACTGGACAAAGTCGCCACCTGCGACCGCTACCTCTCAGCGGTCAAAGCGCAACGCGGCGCCGCCACCGCCAAGACCGCCCGCTCGGTGCTATCAGGGATCTGCGGTTACGCCGCCCGGCACGATCTACTCGGCCGCAACGCCGTCCGCGACACCGGCACCATCTCGGTCAAGCCGAAGAAGATGCCCAGCGCGCTCACCGTTGAGCAGGTCCTGGATCTGCGGATCTGGCTCACCTACGACGACCGGGCGATCAAACGCGACGTCCCCGACCTCGTCGCGTTCATGCTCGCCACTGGCCTCCGCATCAGCGAAGCCTCCGCCGTCCACTGGGAAGACCTCGACTTGGGCGCCTCGACTGTCCGGGTCCGGGCAACATCGTCAGCATCAAAAGCGTTGGGCTGA
- a CDS encoding DUF4265 domain-containing protein, protein MIRGLPVPSGPLGPDPSAAHAKFAHFGSGGEVFSAQLPLVAFDVPADARFREIKQVLTDGVSGGWWHFEEGCATDPWWNAELSLECFPHCRRPSRAASSHQ, encoded by the coding sequence GTGATCCGGGGACTGCCGGTTCCTTCCGGCCCGCTGGGGCCAGACCCGTCGGCGGCGCATGCGAAGTTCGCCCACTTCGGCTCGGGCGGCGAGGTGTTCAGCGCGCAGCTGCCGCTCGTCGCGTTCGACGTTCCCGCCGATGCCCGCTTCCGCGAGATCAAGCAGGTGCTCACCGACGGCGTGTCCGGCGGCTGGTGGCATTTCGAGGAGGGCTGCGCAACCGACCCCTGGTGGAATGCGGAGCTCAGTCTGGAATGTTTTCCCCACTGTCGCCGACCATCACGCGCTGCCAGTTCACACCAATAA
- a CDS encoding FecCD family ABC transporter permease: protein MTTTLIRTETGAAARRPGGPPFASPRRFAGLLGALTLALLVVVVLGVAIGAVRIAPGTVLDVIAHHLGLPVTGLDPIADQIIWTTRLPRAVLAVVVGAGLAVSGAVIQAVVRNPLGDPYLIGVVPGAGLGAVTVIVLGASATAGLSLSAAAFVGALVAFALTFLLGRRHGHWPPARLVLAGVAVGYLVSAVTYFLQTIATPNQVTRVLFWSLGSVSSARWEQLPLPTVVVAAATIGLVLQGRRLNALANGVEMAGALGIAVGRFQFGLMLVVALMTGTLVAVSGGILFVGLVVPHVARLLVGAEHRRMLLCSVLLGAVFLPLADIAARTVRAPVELPIGIVTAALGAPFFLWLLRSSHHGSR, encoded by the coding sequence ATGACCACGACCCTCATACGCACGGAGACCGGCGCCGCCGCGCGGCGACCGGGCGGGCCGCCGTTCGCGTCGCCGCGCCGGTTCGCCGGGCTTCTCGGCGCGCTGACGCTGGCGCTGCTGGTCGTCGTCGTGCTCGGCGTCGCGATCGGCGCGGTCCGGATCGCCCCCGGCACTGTCCTCGACGTGATCGCCCACCATCTGGGCCTGCCGGTCACCGGTCTGGACCCGATCGCCGACCAGATCATCTGGACGACGAGGCTGCCCCGTGCCGTCCTCGCGGTCGTCGTCGGCGCCGGCCTGGCGGTCTCCGGAGCGGTGATCCAGGCCGTCGTCCGCAACCCACTCGGCGATCCGTACCTGATCGGGGTCGTACCCGGTGCCGGCCTGGGGGCGGTGACCGTGATCGTTCTCGGTGCGTCCGCGACGGCGGGGCTCTCGCTGTCCGCGGCGGCGTTCGTCGGGGCGCTGGTCGCCTTCGCCCTGACGTTCCTGCTCGGTCGCCGGCACGGGCACTGGCCACCGGCCCGGCTCGTGCTCGCAGGCGTCGCGGTCGGCTATCTGGTGTCGGCGGTGACCTACTTCCTGCAGACGATCGCGACGCCGAACCAGGTGACGCGAGTGCTGTTCTGGAGTCTGGGCAGCGTCTCCAGCGCCCGCTGGGAGCAGTTACCGCTGCCCACGGTGGTGGTAGCCGCGGCGACGATCGGCCTGGTCCTGCAGGGGCGCCGGCTCAACGCGCTGGCCAACGGCGTGGAGATGGCCGGTGCGCTGGGCATCGCGGTCGGCCGGTTCCAGTTCGGCCTGATGCTCGTGGTCGCGCTGATGACCGGGACCCTGGTCGCGGTGTCCGGCGGAATCCTGTTCGTCGGGCTGGTGGTGCCGCACGTCGCCCGGCTCCTGGTCGGTGCCGAGCATCGCCGGATGCTGCTGTGTTCGGTACTGCTCGGCGCGGTGTTCCTTCCGCTGGCCGACATCGCCGCCCGGACGGTCCGCGCGCCGGTGGAGCTGCCTATCGGCATCGTCACCGCCGCCCTCGGCGCCCCGTTCTTCCTGTGGCTGCTCCGTTCCTCCCACCACGGGAGCCGATGA
- a CDS encoding ABC transporter ATP-binding protein — protein MRVSATGIDVAIAGRTIVADAVLDAPSGAFVGLLGPNGSGKTTLLRTVYRALRPARGAVLLGHTDVWSLTARQAARRTAVVMQDDPTEFEFTVREVVGLGRVPHQNLLGRATGEDQRAVDAALARTGVEHLAERPVSSLSGGERQRVFLARALAQDTPILVLDEPTNHLDVTAQLELLELVRGLGVTVVAALHDLNLAAAYCDQICVLRAGRLVASGPVADVLTADLIAEVYGVRAALVTNPLTGQRGFAFAPSPESVTQMKEHV, from the coding sequence ATGCGCGTCTCCGCCACCGGGATCGACGTCGCGATCGCCGGCCGCACGATCGTGGCCGACGCCGTGCTGGACGCGCCGTCGGGCGCGTTCGTCGGACTGCTCGGACCCAACGGCTCCGGGAAAACCACGCTGCTGCGCACTGTCTACCGGGCCTTACGCCCCGCACGCGGGGCCGTGCTCCTCGGTCATACCGACGTGTGGAGCCTGACCGCCCGGCAAGCGGCCCGCCGCACCGCCGTCGTGATGCAGGACGATCCGACCGAGTTCGAGTTCACTGTCCGCGAGGTCGTTGGCCTCGGTCGCGTCCCGCACCAGAACCTGCTCGGTCGTGCGACCGGCGAGGACCAGCGCGCCGTCGACGCCGCGCTGGCCCGCACCGGCGTGGAGCATCTCGCCGAGCGACCGGTCAGCAGCCTCTCCGGGGGTGAGCGCCAGCGGGTGTTCCTGGCCCGGGCGCTGGCTCAGGACACGCCGATCCTGGTGCTCGACGAGCCGACCAACCATCTTGACGTCACGGCCCAGCTCGAACTGCTCGAGCTGGTGCGGGGTCTGGGCGTCACCGTGGTCGCCGCGCTCCACGACCTCAACCTCGCGGCCGCCTACTGCGACCAGATCTGTGTCCTGCGCGCCGGGCGGCTGGTGGCGTCCGGGCCGGTCGCCGACGTGCTGACCGCGGATCTGATCGCCGAGGTCTACGGCGTGCGCGCCGCGCTCGTCACCAACCCACTGACCGGGCAGCGCGGTTTTGCCTTCGCGCCGTCCCCGGAATCCGTCACCCAGATGAAGGAGCACGTATGA
- a CDS encoding ABC transporter substrate-binding protein, whose product MSSRLRSAALSIGAAAALTLAVAGCGGEGTVAQASASRSAGADYPVTVESCKRSETFTAAPQRVVLGWATSIRTLAALGVADRVTGYVSGSNVKVPDGFTATEVSPDFQPAKEAVLAARPDLFLANDENQISGQQGTATPDDLAAQNGHAYVLGGYCLAAPAPGTVDAVYADVEKLGKIFGVGPKAVDVVADLKKRVAQAQKPRGNAAPAKVAMIQVYDGKVYALSGSYYNAILEGAGLTNVFGDLKENFAEISAEKVLTVKPDALFIAHDDPAGGDEALAAARKEFAASPAVTAGKIFGISNLEISGGGVNIVTLIEQTAKQAYGA is encoded by the coding sequence ATGAGCAGCCGGCTCAGATCCGCAGCCCTGTCGATCGGTGCCGCTGCGGCGCTCACCCTGGCGGTCGCCGGGTGCGGGGGCGAGGGCACCGTCGCGCAGGCGTCCGCGTCCCGTTCGGCCGGCGCCGACTATCCCGTCACGGTCGAGAGCTGCAAACGCTCCGAGACGTTCACCGCCGCGCCGCAGCGGGTCGTCCTCGGCTGGGCGACCTCCATCCGGACGCTCGCCGCGCTCGGCGTCGCTGACCGGGTGACCGGCTACGTGAGCGGCAGCAACGTCAAGGTGCCGGATGGATTCACGGCGACCGAGGTCTCCCCGGACTTCCAGCCGGCCAAGGAAGCGGTGCTCGCCGCGCGCCCCGACTTGTTCCTGGCGAACGACGAGAACCAGATCTCCGGCCAGCAGGGCACCGCCACACCCGACGACCTGGCCGCCCAGAACGGGCACGCCTACGTGCTGGGCGGCTACTGCCTCGCCGCGCCGGCGCCCGGCACGGTGGACGCCGTCTACGCCGACGTCGAGAAACTCGGGAAGATCTTCGGCGTCGGACCGAAAGCCGTCGACGTCGTCGCTGATCTGAAGAAGCGGGTCGCGCAGGCGCAGAAGCCGCGCGGTAACGCCGCTCCCGCGAAGGTCGCGATGATCCAGGTCTACGACGGCAAGGTCTACGCGCTGTCCGGGTCGTACTACAACGCGATCCTCGAAGGTGCCGGGCTGACGAACGTCTTCGGCGACTTGAAGGAGAACTTCGCCGAGATCAGCGCCGAGAAGGTGCTCACCGTCAAGCCGGATGCGCTGTTCATCGCCCACGACGATCCTGCGGGCGGTGACGAGGCGCTGGCCGCCGCGCGGAAGGAGTTCGCCGCGAGCCCTGCGGTGACCGCCGGGAAGATCTTCGGGATCTCCAACCTCGAGATCAGCGGCGGCGGCGTCAACATCGTCACGCTGATCGAGCAGACCGCGAAGCAGGCGTACGGCGCCTGA
- a CDS encoding SCO5389 family protein — protein MSLDVPTALLERAERGEATDAEFVDCIRTSLPYAWSVVTGVIADLESGTAPFADDSTPPPTEAERGQLLRALASDAIRGGLERHFGVTLAFQNCHRVGAFRPEAVGGAEYQEFVSVRGQLLNQSPELRDC, from the coding sequence ATGTCCCTGGACGTCCCCACCGCTCTGCTCGAACGCGCCGAACGCGGCGAAGCCACCGACGCCGAGTTCGTCGACTGCATCCGCACCTCGTTGCCGTATGCCTGGTCGGTCGTCACCGGTGTGATCGCCGACCTGGAGTCCGGCACCGCGCCGTTCGCCGACGACTCCACCCCGCCCCCGACCGAGGCCGAGCGCGGCCAGTTGCTGCGTGCCCTGGCCAGCGACGCGATCCGCGGTGGCCTGGAGCGCCACTTCGGCGTCACGCTGGCGTTCCAGAACTGCCACCGGGTCGGCGCGTTCCGCCCGGAAGCCGTCGGTGGTGCCGAGTACCAGGAGTTCGTGTCGGTGCGCGGTCAGCTGCTCAACCAGTCCCCCGAACTGCGTGACTGCTGA
- a CDS encoding MFS transporter, producing MDWPGFGGFFVARTVSWAGSALTLVALPVLLYERTGNAALTGLATALEALPYLLLGLPAGALADRWDRRRTLVVTALLSGLLLASVPVADAWGALTPAHVLVVAGGVATLFVFSDAATFGVLPTLVGRDRIAGATGRLNTANTIVTVAGPAVGGLSMAVLGPAWTLGLDAASFAVAAVLLHRLVLPPVTVPEGPRRMRAEIAEGLRFLWNHQAIRWLTLLGVGNSLTGGAVLGLVVVAAVRNLDLGESDGRIGLLYAAAGAGSLLAGMLLPPIRGRLTVGRITLAGLLAGWVAVSAWALSTGLVGGLVALAAWQAAHVLVNLNGIVLRQESTPDALQGRVNTTARMIAWGGQPLGAALGGVLAEVFDVRAALLIAGAGVATSALVGAGGRLWRLDVRTPRPEPVVRP from the coding sequence GTGGACTGGCCCGGGTTCGGCGGCTTCTTCGTGGCGCGAACGGTGTCCTGGGCCGGCTCGGCACTCACGCTGGTCGCGCTTCCCGTGCTCCTGTACGAGCGCACCGGCAACGCCGCGCTGACCGGACTGGCCACTGCGCTGGAGGCGCTGCCCTACCTGCTGCTCGGCCTGCCGGCCGGTGCGCTCGCCGACCGCTGGGACCGGCGCCGCACGCTCGTCGTCACCGCACTCCTGAGCGGGTTGCTGCTGGCCAGCGTGCCGGTTGCCGACGCTTGGGGTGCCCTCACGCCCGCCCACGTGCTCGTCGTCGCCGGCGGTGTGGCGACGCTGTTCGTCTTCTCGGACGCGGCCACGTTCGGAGTGCTGCCCACGCTGGTCGGCCGGGACCGGATCGCCGGCGCGACCGGTCGGCTCAACACCGCCAATACGATCGTGACGGTGGCCGGCCCGGCCGTCGGCGGACTGAGCATGGCGGTGTTGGGCCCGGCCTGGACGCTCGGCCTGGATGCCGCCTCGTTCGCCGTCGCGGCTGTCCTGCTGCACCGTCTCGTCCTCCCGCCGGTGACGGTCCCCGAAGGTCCTCGACGGATGCGGGCGGAGATCGCCGAAGGGCTGCGGTTCCTGTGGAACCACCAGGCGATCCGATGGCTGACGCTGCTCGGCGTCGGCAACAGCCTGACCGGCGGCGCGGTGCTGGGCCTCGTGGTCGTCGCCGCGGTGCGCAACCTGGACCTCGGTGAGAGCGACGGCCGGATCGGCTTGCTCTACGCCGCCGCCGGCGCGGGAAGCCTGCTAGCCGGGATGCTGCTCCCACCGATCCGGGGCCGGCTGACGGTCGGCCGGATCACGCTCGCCGGGCTGCTGGCCGGCTGGGTCGCGGTCTCGGCCTGGGCGCTCAGTACCGGGTTGGTCGGAGGGCTCGTCGCGCTGGCCGCCTGGCAGGCCGCTCACGTCCTGGTCAACCTCAACGGCATCGTGTTGCGGCAGGAGTCCACCCCGGATGCGTTGCAGGGCCGCGTCAACACCACCGCCCGGATGATCGCCTGGGGCGGCCAGCCGCTCGGAGCCGCGCTCGGCGGCGTTCTTGCCGAGGTGTTCGACGTGCGGGCCGCGCTGCTGATCGCGGGCGCCGGGGTCGCAACGTCCGCGCTGGTCGGAGCCGGTGGCCGGCTGTGGCGCCTCGACGTGCGGACGCCGCGGCCCGAACCGGTCGTTCGCCCCTGA
- a CDS encoding streptamidine-related RiPP repeat protein — protein MESFSFEPIEEPVVMSALQGPGTNALVTNPFAFEDVQEPVVMSALQGVGTNALVANPFAWAH, from the coding sequence ATGGAGTCGTTCTCGTTCGAGCCCATCGAAGAGCCCGTGGTCATGTCGGCCCTGCAGGGGCCGGGAACCAATGCGCTGGTGACCAACCCGTTCGCGTTCGAGGACGTGCAGGAGCCGGTGGTGATGTCGGCGCTGCAGGGCGTCGGCACCAACGCGCTGGTCGCGAACCCGTTCGCCTGGGCGCACTGA